The DNA window AGTCAAATGTTTATGTGCATACAGAGGCAGGATAGAATATCAGTTCTTTATAGAACATGCGTGCCTTACACCTTAGGTGCTGATTTTGCCAgccatacacaaaacatttacatttacggcatttagcagatgctcatatccagggcgacttacaaaagtgctttgtcatcaaAACGAATGGCTGTGACTGTACAGTGGAGCTtcagaaagcacacacaacAATCACAGAGACTTGGTCAGTTCCATTTCTCTTTAGCACTGCAGGGACACAACAGTTTTAGTTATATTATGTATGTTCATACTGGGGGAGCAGCAGTTATATGGTTCTTTAACCCAGTAGAGAGGGCACTGAATTAACCATCAATCTTTGCTCTTATGAAGGAAGGCCCACCTCCCCAGGCCTTGGCAGAGGTCACATGACCTTCAGGCTCACGTGTAACCTTTCTCTCCCCACGTGTTTTTGCACGAGCTGGGATGCTGTTTTCACCGTTTCCCATGGAGGCCCGTACATAACCTGGTTACAGGTCACCATGGACACTCTGTCAGGTGTGACGTGTGAAGGCCACCTGTCAGGTCTGGTTTCAGCACAGAGAATGCAACCGTGGCAACATCCAGGGCTTAGGCCATCTGCAACGGGGTCATGCAAGGCATGTGCTGCCATAGCTGGAGAACAGAACCTGAGCCTCGTGCGGAAACGAAAGCGTGCCAGAGGCCGGCTGCGGCAATGCCTTTCATCCTTTAACTCTGGCCCCACGATGACAGCACACTGCTGCTTGCTATAAACGTACCCAAAAGAGCAGCCAAAGCCATTCACCCTGACTGTCACGCTTCTCCGCTCAACTGACGTCACCAGTTAGGCGGAGCCTGGCTGGGATCACCTGGGCGGAGGGCCGTGTGCATGGACGTGCGGTCAGACAGGAGGTCGGGATGCATGTTGGCCACTCACCTGCTGATAAATGCACTGTTGGAGGTCCAGTCAGGATCCTGCAGTAGGACACAGAAAAGCGTTAACACACTGTATAAACTAGCTTTATACAGCTGCATACAGGGGAAGACCAGCTTCCATGGAAGATTCCATGGATCTTATGACGTTTCATAAATacctgtatgtttgtgtgtccaaTTATTATAATTCTTGTAAAGGCTTAGCAAGATGCCTGACCTTATGTAGGAATTTCTTAATTTAGTAGTGGTTGTAAAGCACAAAAGCAGAGAACAGTTTAATGAGAGGCATGTAGTGCTTGATAGAGAGCTTTGAATGCATTACTGCAAATTGAAAGAGAGCAGCCTTCTGAAGCAAAGTGAGCCTTCTAGCCAACTTTATTAAAAGGTCCTCTGACTTCCCAGACATTTCACTCATCATAAGCATTAGCACGATGCAATTtttcaagaaaagaaaagaaaagcacattTCACACGCAGCTCACTTGCAGACAAACAGGGTTTAGTGGTTTGTTAGAGGCACTGAAGCAAGGCAGGTGTTTAGAGGAAACTTCAGAAGCAGCAATGGATTTGGTGATTTAAGTTCTCAGGCAAGCCAGGGCAGAGCTCCTGGACGGAGGCTGGGGGCGCGAGGCAGATGGGGTGTTGGGGGAGatgggagtgtgggtgggttGGGTTGGGTCGCTGAGACAAACAGAACGGAGGCAAAATCTCATCAATCAGTCAATTCTGACAAGCGTTTATACCCGCTCACATCATCTTCTTAACACTTGCAGTGTGAACAGGACATGCTGTTCTTTCCATCTTGCATAGCTAAAGTTATAATAACTGATAACTGACACATTTATCTTCTGGTACACAAGACAGGATCGTTGGTCTTGATTATCGACTTGCCAAAGTTCTATTTTTTTCTCATCTATTTGAGAaactacatttacaaaatgtacacCTGCTCAACCACAGAGCATAAAAATATAGAACTTTCTGCATATTTGCCCAGTAGGTGCTGGCAGTATACCCAGGAGTATTGTTTATATAATCATTTCAATAAGAAGAACATCACAGAAATTACAGCACAGAATTCGAATTTTCTGTCTTGGAGTCTACATTCCACTTTAATATCTTTATTAAAGTTCATGTGTTAACACTGATAGCCTGATTTTTCAGGCTGTTTAATGTCTGCAGATGTTGTAAGAATGTGCAGAGCTCATAAAAGCCAATAATTTCAGTGAGTCCTATTACAGAAACAGCATGGTGTGTTGCATGCTCTTGGCTAACATGTGCCTCCTGCTTCAGCAGAAGCTGGCCTTTAGGACTGACCCTATAAAGCACACTGAAACGTGACATCTCAACACTGAACTGTGCTGCTATCCCTCTCCCGACTGTAGCAGGGCAATGGTGGAGTAAGCCAGAATTTCTGAAGTGTAATTAAATAaagacaatacaaaaaaaaatctggaacgGCTCCTTTAATGATACACACCACTGATATAGTACAAAATCCCAGTGTTAAGGTACAAATATGATTATAAATATCTTACATTACTTGTGTTAATACTGTTCAATCCTTACATTGAGCTAGTCGCAACAATGAAACAGATATATTCTGTTAGATTCTGTCTTTGACAAACACAGAATTGTAAAAGTTTCCCATATAAATGTGTCAAAAGCTGAATCAGTCAACCCAAGCCATGAGCAGTGGATTCAACCACTCCAGTACACTTCTAGCATTAATAGGCTAGTTTTCTAGACACTGAACAGGCCTAGTGCTTGATCTGCTTAAACGGCATCCACTGGTGGTATGAATTAGTCTGATACTAGGCTAAAACCATGTCTGGAAAACTGGCCAAAGAGGTTCCATTTTcttctgggttttttgttgttgtacaCACATTTCAAGTCACAGAGTAAGATTTGTGACTGCATAGCGCAGAACAGTACAGGACAGTGCTGTACCTAGAGCAATAAGGTCATGTGTGTTTTGGCATGTATGTTTCCTTTGTAAAAGGTGCTAATTGGTTACTTTGttgatgaaaggaaaaaaaaaaaaaaaaaaccccaaacaataTCGGGCGAATGTCTTTTCAGAGGCAACCATAACAGGCAACAATGTCTTAGTAATGAAGAGCAAAAGGCTGCATTGTGAAATTTTAAGATGCACATTTGGAGGAAAACCCTTTTTGTTAAGTGACCCTcagagaaaacaacacacaataaagagaagtaaaaggaaaaacacTTTGGCAAGTGAAAATCAATTATGAGAGGTCTACACAATAAAATAACTTAATTACACAAAATGcgtaaaacataaaaagacGCCATATTAACAGACCTTGAAGAGACTCAATAAGGGATCTAAGGTTTCTATTGTCCGTGTATGCAAATACATGTGCTGCATGAACAGTATGAAATGCACTCCCCTCCTTCCTACTGAAATGTTGTTATGATGTTATGGGATTAGGAATTAGGGACTAGGGATTAGGGATTAGGGACACCACTGCTGAATGACGGGAGCAGGTCAGTTCACCCAGAGACTGTTTGGAAACTTATGGGCTTCAGTATACACAGGTACAATGAGCTCAGTCAAGCGCATTTTGACTTCAAGGAAGCTTCCAAACTAAACTTGCACAGTTTTTGCAATGCGCCAGCATTAGTTTTATGTGCTGAATTTTAGGGACATTACTGAGGTAGACATTTTGTAACTGCTGTACAAGTTAAAATACTGTATGACTAATACACAAGTGTGACAAGCCCTTTCTTTACTTTTACACGAGCAAATTAGAGGACAAGCCGTCTCTTTGTTCCCTGCAGTGTGTCCGAACATTTATAACAATAGCTCTGAGTGTctgggtgttgttttttttagttcagTAAGGCAGTCTGGTCAAATAGTCAAAAAAGCAGGTAGATGCCCAAAGGTAGACATAAAAGGAAAAAGCATGcgggaaggaagaaaaaagagaatgaacgaatgaacaaattgatgaaaaaagaaagagagaaagcaagcaagagagagagagagagagagagagagagagagagagagagagagagagagagagagagagatcactgCACAGAGCTGGACTGAAGCAGAGGTAAAGGGTGAGGCAACATTAATGCGTCAGTAACTTAAGCCTGGCGATCCAACTGACCAGTAGGGAGGGTTCCGCTGGGGGTCTTTTTGGGGTGGAGGTCATAGGGGTCTTTTTAGCAAAGTCCTCCTGATATGGGATGGTAGAGCTGCTGTGCAGGTCTGTGCCGACGAGTAGCCGGCTAGCGCGCATGTGGTCTGGGCCCCGTGCGCCCCTCCCCGCCCTCGCCCTGTGGGAGTGGTCCGCGCTGGGGACCTCCTCAGCTATAGTGGGTATGCGCTCGTTGCTGAGGTATCGGTACAAGAGATCCTCGCCTGCATGAGACGAGAAGAGATCAGTGAAAGGGAAACGTCGCAGGATGCACATGGAGAAAAACACATCTGGTGTACTTGACTAAAGTGCCGAAATCCTTATAATGACAGTGATGTAGGGTTTAATTAAGGTTTGAGACATTATAGTCCCTAACTctaatgctaaaataaatgCCATCCATTCTATAAAAGATCAGCATAACTAAAAGTAACCAAATGTGTGTCCACGTCATGTGATGCATCTCCCTCTGAAGTGAACGTACAATGAATGGGTACATGGTAAAAATACCCAAGTTAAAGTGAATATTTGATTTTGGTGAATGAGCTAATGAGTTTGTGGGTAACTTGGTACTGGTGCCTGCATTTTGCAGCGGTAGTAGCACTAACACACCGCTTACCTTTCCGTCCTTGAATCCAGGGCCTGGGGTACGGGTCTGTCACGCTCAGACACGTGTCCACCGGCATGGAGAGAGGCCTTGGCTTACCTGCAGAGTGACATAGGAGAGATGGTGGCTAAACGCAGAAGAATTAACCAGGCTAGAGCTAGTGAAGGCAGGAATGAGGAGTAGAACTAAGATAAGATACCAACAGTAGGGTGTTGGAAGCACTCCGCTACTGACCTCGCGAGGAGCTCCTTTCCCTCAGGCGAGCATGCACCACGTTGGCTTCCACTGGATAGGCGGGCAGCCGGTCGGCGTCGGCAATGGTGAAACGTCGGTGACTCTCCAGATCCAGGAAGGAGTTAGGTGAGTCGGAGCCTTTGGCTCTCCTGGCAATGCTGCTGAAGGAGGCTGTCCTCGCTTCTCTGTGGTGGAGGACATCGTTTATTGCTCTTATTCAGGAATATACGAGCCCGGATCTTTCCTCTAAGTAGACATCTCTCTGAGGTAATTGATGTCCATGAtttaaacatacaaaatatttgcaataaataaataaaatgaagaataCACGTtcgttttttttctgttcttaaGCACTGCACACTGAGAAAGGCTGTCTAACTGGTCATCTCACAGACTTTTCTCTTTGTAGACTTGCCCCACTCCTTGGTCAAAGTATTGTTCTCAAACTATCAAATGAGTCTTTCCATGGCTCAGTTAGAAAGATACAAAGACAATCAGAAAAGTGCTGCCTTGTTAGCACAGATATTGGGACGTTTGTCATAAAAGGTGAAGGGACACAGTTGAACAGAgctaaaaaaaagaaggaagatCAGAGGGGTTTTTCTGCTCCAAGTGCGGGTTGAGTTATGTAAGCTGTGGGGTGCCAGCACAGCTCCCGGGAAGCCAAGCAGCAGAGTATCTGCAGTGAAGTTTAATGTGTTACTGGCTGATGGAGGCCTACACCCTCCTTAAAACGCAGGAATGTGGAGAAGTCTCAGTCTCGCGCTCACCGTGGTGTGTAGGGCACTGATGGCGGTGGGGGGATGTACAGGTCCAAGATGGCTGGTTTCTCCTTCCGGCTGTTCGATTCAGTGCCAATGCCGGGCGGCTGGCTCTTACTTGGGGAGCCCTACAGGATAGATGGCAATTACCAATATTTAGATTTATCACATTTGACCTTGATGTCACATATGACAATATATATGACCACATATGAATAAATGATCTTAAActacacaaagcaaaaaaaactcTGAACGTTGCATTTAAGGGGTAATGTCCATACTCCAAAATCCTGTCAAAATTCAAGTTCCTTTTTATCTCATTTAAATTCCTGATGAGCCCACAGAGTACAGTTTAATTCTACAGTAGAATTAATTCTACATCTGACACATAAACACCACAGTCGCTTTGCTGAATCATCATGTCTGTCTGTACCTTGTGCACAATGCAAACTTACAGAAATACGAGATCAAGACCTTGCTTAAAACAATGTGGCTGACATGACCAGAGAGGCCTCAGTGTAACCAGAGGCCTCTTTATTTGGTACAACTACTCCTGCCCTGTGATGGCCTGCTCTGATAGTATCGCAGTAGGGTGTGGAGGCACTTGAGTGGGTCGGTCTCTTGCCAAGATGGGTGCTGGATTACAGGAGCTATTTGTTCCCAGTGGGTCCAATTAATGCAGGCCTGGACGACTTCCTAAAAATCCAGGACCTGAATGGGATTATCACTTTACAGATCTCTGGACAGGACATGCAGAACTCTCGAGTTTGAGACACCGGTCACAGTACACTAGGCTGGCAACGGCGTTCGTGTCTCGGGCAGATGGGACCCCACTATTAAAAACCTAAGAATGGATGAGGCAGGCTTTTTTAATGGACGAGGACTGAAACCAATCGGTGTGGAGCATGGCAGAACGAGGAGGATTCCCCAGTCTAAAGATAGTGGGCGGTGCTCTCCACAGCTGGCTGCTAATATGTGCTAAGGGCCCCAATATCTACATTACATCGGTAACAGCCGTCACCACACAGCTCTGATCTACTTAACATCATCCTGATGTTGCTCTGCTCAGTggcaaacagaaacaaacaacccagcactgttttctttatccAAACAATAACACCCAATCACGTTCTGGACTCCAGCAGCAAATGGTGATGTAATTCTCATTAACTTGCAAGCATTGGCCCTTTGGGTTTGCACATACTTAAAAGTGAAACTGGTTATTAAAAGGGTTTCATCTTAGCCTAAAAGGAACGTTGTGATAAAATTAACTCACACCGAGAGGGCTTAAAAAATAACTACTACAGatctgtaaatgtttattttcctaTTCTCCAAAAAGTTGCTTGTTTTCTGACCTGGCACTTCAGTACCAGGTGATAACCAATAAGTTACATTGAAGCAATAATtgttggagagagaaaaaaaactgacagaGGGCCAGATATATAAAGGTATTTATGCATGTTCAAGAGCAGTTTATATGTGAAAAAATGTACACTACTCATCATGATGCATCACAGAGGGGGTCCTGTAACCTAACTGTAAATGGAATTGTAGTGTGTTATGTAGAAGTGTTATTTgattgattttcttttgttaatttgtcacttaaaatgtcatttgccAAGCACtgagatttttaaaacaaaagcaaataaatattatttataaagatTACTGTTTTACTTTGCCTAGTGGCTAATATGGTACTGATTACTCACATAAATGATTCCCAAATTCTATTTTTGAGAGCCAGAGTAGAATTACACATATGTTGAATATTTTGGTTGgtcataatttcagtgatcaaCATTGCTACCTCACCGTGACTGAACTTGCTTTTTTCATCCCCAACTGTATCGACAGCACCATGTTTGATAGattccaccatttcactgcacctTTTACAACCTACACTGCACAAGCAGAGTGCAAATAACACGTGGGCCCCCACGCAGCCGACGTGAGAAACTAGATCAAGACCATGCGCGGCATCCTCCCCACGGACCTGTGACTGCGGGGGTTTCCAACGCATGTTTTTGAGCGGTGCGGGGGTGAAGCCAGGCATGCCTGCTGCCCTCTTCTTCAGTAGCAGCGTCACTCCCTTGGGGTCCTCCCTCAGCTTGACCACCAGGTTCTTCAGCTGCCAGCCCACCTGCAGCACAACCAGACGCATTCAGCCTCCTGGCAGGAGCAGCACACCGAGGCAGCTCAAAAGGCCGTGCAGGAGGCGGAGAGAGCGGAGAGGTGCTTACCACTGTCTGCTGGTTCACCTGGATCACCTCATCACCAGCATGGATCTTGCGGCATATGTCTGCAGGAGACTATGAGGAGGagatgtgggggggggagggagggagcgagagagagagagagtgagagagagagagagagagagagagagagagagagagagagagagaaagagagagagagagaaaggacgATATCAGaatctgttacacacacctcacatctGCACAGCCCTGTTAAGATGCATCCAGAGGTCATTAATACCAGGCATGttgaattaaatataatattttgggCTGTTTTCTGCTGGACTATCTGTGAGGCTGAAGTGAAAGGTACTCCACAGAGCTTGCCATTACccataaatacaataaaactgtACGATTATCAGAGCAAACCCGTAGGTGGTTGAGCAACGCCAACCTAGCAAATGTCAGTATGATTCATTTACTCTAATTAGACTGGTTAAAGGAGGTTGACTCATTACTTCAGACATGGGAATTCATTTCTGGAAAGGAACAGCAGATTCAGACAGAAAGAGTTCTCTTAGAAGTTACTCAGTCTGTTATTAGGGGggtttatatgttttatatatcttCTTGTACCCTCCAAATCCATTCTTATCCCTGAGCATTTCAGAACAATAATGGCACTTGTCTGCTAGTGCTTTCCCCATAAACATGGCCTCTACCACCCACGAAGAGGGGGATGATTTTTTTACACCCCGCCATTAACGGCCGCTCCCTTTCTTCTGTTTGGCACATGACAACAAGTGTTTTGCGAATAACATTAATGTTGCCATAACGACAAGACAGTGAAATAATATAAATTTCTTGAGGAAGAAGACCCCAACCAAGCAAAGAGTGTGCATATAAATACAAAGCTACCACAAGTTAATGAGTATAGCATTCAGGATGCACAGAGAATGGCACTTTACACTTTACAAGTACAACTGATGGTTGAGGGAAGTATTAACGCTAAGAGCATGCAAATTGTGTTGGGGAACATGCAAATTATGGCCAACTGAATTCTTTTACTCCTGGTTTCCATTAATTATTACAAGCATGCAGTCAAATCAGTGTCTTTGTTGAGGCTGTGAGAGGAAATGGAGTCTCCCTCCTTAAATAAATTCCGAAACTCCCGAATCCCAGTTTGAATTGTAGCAGTAAAGGACTCTGTCAGAGCAGATGCAGgctggagctgtgtgtgctcagtgtgcAGACAGAAGTGACATGCTGAATCCGGACAAGATGCATCAAACCCAACCCCCAGCTCCAGACCTCAGACTGGATTGGAGACTTACGTGCTCAGTAGTGCCAGTAATGACATGAAGTCCATCATAGGTGGATTTGATGTACATCccctgagggagagagggagaaggagagagagagagagagagagaatgacagaggatTGATGTGAGACATGATATGGTTGGTGTTTGCACTTCTGTGATTTCCTGCAGGTAACTAACACTGagtgaattttaaaatgaactgaatCATGGCTATAGATGCTTAAGTGAATTCCTGACCAGGTCAGCAAATTGTTAATTTGTAGAACTGGAAGTTCAGCAAGTTTCTCACCAGGCCTTCTCCTGCCTTGATGTTGGTCAGGTGCACTTCCTCCAGACATGCTGATTGGCTCGGCAGAGGGTCGGAGGTCGCTCGCATGGTGTGATCACAGATACCATTCAACACCTTGGACTGTAGTGGACAGGTGGACAGAGCTTAGCCATGCAACCCTCGACACAACACTGAGAAATAAAATAAGCTTAGAAATTAAACACTCTCTCCCCACATCCAGTCATTTCTTTTGGCCATGGAAGGTTTTTGCTTGTCTGGTGTTACTTTTTATGAGAATGTGTTTGGGAAGTGCATGCATGTCGGCTCATGTCAGAGCAGTATAGTATTATGGTTGAGCACATATTACCCCACAGTACCCCGGGCAACAGGCAGAGGACTACCAACATGCCGTTGACTGAtgcctcttttgttttgtacatGGTAACTCAGCACCCCCTCACCCTAATACTCTCtcagacacatcagacacacacacacacacacacacacagacacacagacacacacacacacacacacttcattaagCTCAATCACACCAGCAGGGTTAGCAGGGTCTGTTTAGTGACGTGCATAAAAGAGCTTTTCTTCTCACACTGCTCTGAGAACatactgtgtgcacacacaaacaattattaCTGAGGCAACCACAACAGCACCAGAACCCATATGTCCATATGTACATacttgcaccacacacacacacagacagacacactcgcactcacttGAACCTTAAAGAGGCTTAAATATTTCTCAGACTGGTGAATGGCAatgtgtgatggtgagggaACAGTTCTGAGTTGAGCACCAAAGCACAACAGAGCTTTAGCTAAACCATGGCCTACATGCACATTACAGTCATGTCATCACAGGGGCGGACAGCAAGTGGGGTTGGCTGGAGTTCAGTGGGGCGTctgagagggaggaagtgcaCCCTTAGGGGCCCGGGGTCTGGAGAGTGTCATGAACAGCTAACAGTGATGGATAGCAGGGCCCACATTATGGCAGCCACGTTGTGCAGCAGCCCTGGGGCCCCACAGTTTACTGCCAACGCATGCACCCCGGGGTGCCCATCAGCTGAGCCCCCAGCACAGTGCTTTGCCTCACTCCCAAAGCtgggcccctccccccacatcGCAGACTGGGAGTCAGCTACTAGACCCAACTTTATCAACCTCAACCAGACAGCACTGGTTAAAGTACTTGCTTTCCATCTTTCACAAGGTTATATGCCGCACATATAAACCACACATAACTGAATAATATGGTATGCAACAAATTGCAGACAAGTATGTTGTTATTAGATACTTACAACTTCAAGAATCTTTTCCTCCATGTCATAAACAGTGCAATCCTGtgggagagggaaagaagaaCACGTCAAAGCCCAAGAAGCGTCTTGGTACCAAGTAATAAAGCAAATTCAAGAGTCAGGCGAGAGTTTGGGTAATTAGTCATTCAGATATAGACAGTGGAAGATGAGCTCCAGCCACAAATAAACAGCTTCGAGTCTTGGATTACATATCCATGTTAGCTCTAAGACAACATAATTACATAACACAGAGGAGGGAAACTCCAAACTATAGTGGAAGATACCCAAAAAAAGCATATAGCGAATTGCACTTTACGAGAGAAAGGTGAACATCTCTTTAAGGCCTCATGCTTCACTCAGTCTCTAGGTTTAGTGAAAATCTACCTGGCCCAAAGAGTCCATGACAAAATAAGTACTAATACTTACTATATATAAGGTGCATATGCTTAGCAGACTGAATGTCTTCACAGCTCTGGTGGCTGCTGGCTGACAGCTGAAGCAACATGGCAGATGTGGGGTAGAGAGGGCCAGCCACAGGGTGCTACAGGGCTGTAAAAACGACTGCCTATTGCCTCCCATCGAGCTACGGTATGCCAATGTGTCTGCTGAGCACCTGTCTGTCAGCTGGCTGCAGCCAGAACATGGCAAAAGGGCACAGGTGGCCATGTGACTCACTGGGCACTGACCTGTGAGCTTGGTGCACGAGGCCAAGGAGAACAGACTTACAGGAAGTGGGTCTGCATGGACTTCCATCATGAGCAGTAGCATTATTTTGTGCGACACTAGAAGGCCCTCGGTATTAACGTACAGACAACTGAGAGCCATTATTCTCAGCAATATATTAAAGCCAATGCccaacatcaggaaaaaaaaaaatgcatctgcaTTTGATATACATCTTGAGAGAGATACCTAATATTTcaattgttttgttcttctaaaaataaacacatgataTTAATATTGGCACTTGaattctttccctttctcttccatTTTGGCATTGAATCTGAAGGCTTTCCATAAATCCATTaccaaaggaaagaaaaaagtagAGGTTTAGGAAAGAATGTGGTATGACAGGCATAGTTCCTAGAAATGGCCGTATTCTGATAACCACACAGAGAAGAAACTTTCTCAGTGTAAACCATCAAAACTATTTTTGAAATCCCTCAAATGGTCAAGAATGTCACATTAATTGCATCAGTATACAAATTCAACTTATCAATTTTATTTTCCCAGTTTCATAGATAATTATATGattcttaaaatacatttaaagacaaAGCTATACATAGATTCAGTTccaatttagctgacactttcatccaaagtggcttaaaattatgactgagaacaacttgagagttaagggtcttgctcaagggcccaaaagtgtcaatttggcagtggtggggcttgaaccagcaaccttccaacatcaaggcaagtaccttaaccactgagctaccactgcccattttGGACCCTGTACTGACAAACATCAGACAAAGGTGGATGGAAAGAACTGCTCTATGCATCATGGGAGTCATCTGATCTCAATCACCTGTTGCCTTGATGACATCCAGGTCATGTTTGGAAGTGAAATTGAAGtctaaaaagtaaaaaagacaaaaaactcAGAAATCAGGCTATGCTAAAGAAATCAGGCTATGCTGGGAAAACAACTAAAGATCTACCATTTGAACAGCTGCCCAGCAAGACCCACTATGTTTTGAGATTCTCCATCTTCCCATCACTAAATCAATGCACAATACTAGTTGGTACATGGATGAGTTCTTTGTCGGGAGAGATATAAATGTAGGTTTTCTGGTTCCAGGTCATAAGAAATAAAGTGGGACATTGTGTGTGGATTTGGTTCACTGCTATAAATCACACCGATTGGTCATACTTATTACCCACCAAGAGGCCATGCAACCTAATGAATTCTTCCCACATCATTAAAACACTTGACTGGGCTAAAGGTTGCCAGCAGGGGTTAGTTTAACAAAGCCCACTCCTGACTCTGCTAAACACTAAACTTCTTCACACTATGCAAGTACTGGAGGAAACAGCCATCACCACCAGC is part of the Electrophorus electricus isolate fEleEle1 chromosome 13, fEleEle1.pri, whole genome shotgun sequence genome and encodes:
- the LOC113574131 gene encoding connector enhancer of kinase suppressor of ras 3-like isoform X3, yielding MDPITSWTPKQVVDWMRGLDESLQQYVANFEIEKISGEQLLKISHQDLEELGVNRIGHQELVLEAVDLLCALNYGVETDNLKNLVVRMRAATNNLHIGTSERRRSPDYDGLNSCKPPNEFLTSVVELISAAKSLLMWLDRTPLTGISDFTTTKNKIIQLCLELTTTVQQDCTVYDMEEKILEVSKVLNGICDHTMRATSDPLPSQSACLEEVHLTNIKAGEGLGMYIKSTYDGLHVITGTTEHSPADICRKIHAGDEVIQVNQQTVVGWQLKNLVVKLREDPKGVTLLLKKRAAGMPGFTPAPLKNMRWKPPQSQGSPSKSQPPGIGTESNSRKEKPAILDLYIPPPPSVPYTPREARTASFSSIARRAKGSDSPNSFLDLESHRRFTIADADRLPAYPVEANVVHARLRERSSSRGKPRPLSMPVDTCLSVTDPYPRPWIQGRKGEDLLYRYLSNERIPTIAEEVPSADHSHRARAGRGARGPDHMRASRLLVGTDLHSSSTIPYQEDFAKKTPMTSTPKRPPAEPSLLDPDWTSNSAFISRFSASAVRSWSFSQAASFPISLAPRLAADEYNP
- the LOC113574131 gene encoding connector enhancer of kinase suppressor of ras 3-like isoform X4 → MDPITSWTPKQVVDWMRGLDESLQQYVANFEIEKISGEQLLKISHQDLEELGVNRIGHQELVLEAVDLLCALNYGVETDNLKNLVVRMRAATNNLHIGTSERRRSPDYDGLNSCKPPNEFLTSVVELISAAKSLLMWLDRTPLTGISDFTTTKNKIIQLCLELTTTVQQDCTVYDMEEKILEVSKVLNGICDHTMRATSDPLPSQSACLEEVHLTNIKAGEGLGMYIKSTYDGLHVITGTTEHSPADICRKIHAGDEVIQVNQQTVVGWQLKNLVVKLREDPKGVTLLLKKRAAGMPGFTPAPLKNMRWKPPQSQGSPSKSQPPGIGTESNSRKEKPAILDLYIPPPPSVPYTPREARTASFSSIARRAKGSDSPNSFLDLESHRRFTIADADRLPAYPVEANVVHARLRERSSSRGKPRPLSMPVDTCLSVTDPYPRPWIQGRKGEDLLYRYLSNERIPTIAEEVPSADHSHRARAGRGARGPDHMRASRLLVGTDLHSSSTIPYQEDFAKKTPMTSTPKRPPAEPSLLVSWIARLKLLTH